One Kineococcus radiotolerans SRS30216 = ATCC BAA-149 DNA window includes the following coding sequences:
- a CDS encoding ATP-dependent Clp protease ATP-binding subunit encodes MFERFTDRARRVVVLAQEEARMLNHNYIGTEHILLGLIHEGEGVAAKALESLGISLDAVREQVQEIIGQGQQAPSGHIPFTPRAKKVLELSLREALQLGHNYIGTEHILLGLIREGEGVAAQVLVKLGADLNRVRQQVITLLSGHEGKEPTTAAGGESQREGTPAGSLVLDQFGRNLTQAAREGKLDPVIGREQQIERVMQVLSRRTKNNPMLIGEAGVGKTAVVEGLAQEIVRGQVPETLRDKQIYTLDLGALVAGSRYRGDFEERLKKVLKEIRTRGDIVLFIDEIHTLVGAGAAEGAIDAASILKPMLARGELQTVGATTLDEFKKYIEKDPALERRFQPIQVPEPSLPHAIEILKGLRDRYEAHHRVTITDGALVAAATMADRYINDRYLPDKAIDLIDEAGARLRIRRMTAPPDLREFDERIADVRREKESAIDAQDFEKAASLRDKEKTVTAQRATREKEWRSGGLDIVAEVDEELIAEVLAVSTGIPVVRLTEEESTRLLNMEAELHKRVIGQNDAIKALSQAIRRTRAGLKDPKRPGGSFIFAGPTGVGKTELAKALAEFLFGEEDALIQLDMSEFSEKHTVSRLFGSPPGYVGYEEGGQLTEKVRRKPFSVVLFDEVEKAHPDIFNSLLQILEDGRLTDSQGRMVDFKNTVIIMTTNLGTRDISKATGLGFAAGSQTKQTNYDRMKSKVNEELKQHFRPEFLNRVDDTVVFPQLTQEEIVQIVDLMLANVEARLKDRDMGIELTPSAKVLLATKGYDPVLGARPLRRTIQRDIEDVLSEKILFGDFRAGQIISIGTEGEGKEQVFTYTGHARPTDDDLPVTVAVGDVPAED; translated from the coding sequence ATGTTCGAGAGGTTCACCGACCGCGCCCGACGGGTCGTCGTCCTGGCCCAAGAAGAGGCCCGGATGCTCAACCACAACTACATCGGGACCGAGCACATCCTGCTCGGCCTGATCCACGAGGGCGAAGGCGTCGCCGCCAAGGCCCTCGAGTCGCTGGGCATCTCCCTGGACGCCGTCCGCGAGCAGGTCCAGGAGATCATCGGGCAGGGCCAGCAGGCCCCGTCCGGTCACATCCCCTTCACCCCCCGGGCCAAGAAGGTCCTGGAGCTGTCCCTGCGCGAAGCGCTGCAGCTGGGGCACAACTACATCGGCACCGAGCACATCCTGCTCGGGCTGATCCGCGAGGGCGAGGGCGTCGCCGCGCAGGTCCTGGTCAAGCTGGGCGCGGACCTCAACCGCGTCCGCCAGCAGGTCATCACCCTCCTCTCGGGTCACGAGGGGAAGGAACCGACCACCGCGGCGGGTGGCGAGTCCCAGCGCGAGGGGACGCCCGCGGGGTCCCTCGTGCTCGACCAGTTCGGCCGCAACCTGACCCAGGCGGCCCGCGAGGGCAAGCTGGACCCGGTCATCGGGCGCGAGCAGCAGATCGAGCGGGTCATGCAGGTGCTGTCGCGGCGCACCAAGAACAACCCGATGCTCATCGGCGAGGCCGGGGTCGGGAAGACGGCCGTGGTGGAGGGCCTGGCCCAGGAGATCGTCCGGGGGCAGGTCCCCGAGACCCTGCGCGACAAGCAGATCTACACCCTGGACCTCGGGGCCCTGGTCGCGGGTTCGCGCTACCGCGGCGACTTCGAGGAGCGCCTCAAGAAGGTCCTGAAGGAGATCCGCACCCGCGGGGACATCGTCCTGTTCATCGACGAGATCCACACCCTCGTCGGGGCCGGTGCCGCCGAGGGCGCGATCGACGCGGCCAGCATCCTCAAGCCGATGCTGGCCCGTGGTGAGCTGCAGACGGTGGGCGCCACCACGCTGGACGAGTTCAAGAAGTACATCGAGAAGGACCCGGCACTGGAGCGCCGCTTCCAGCCGATCCAGGTGCCCGAGCCGAGCCTCCCCCACGCCATCGAGATCCTCAAGGGCCTGCGGGACCGCTACGAGGCCCACCACCGGGTGACCATCACCGACGGGGCGCTCGTCGCCGCCGCGACCATGGCCGACCGCTACATCAACGACCGCTACCTGCCGGACAAGGCGATCGACCTGATCGACGAGGCCGGGGCCCGGTTGCGGATCCGCCGCATGACCGCACCGCCGGACCTGCGCGAGTTCGACGAGCGCATCGCCGACGTGCGCCGGGAGAAGGAGTCCGCGATCGACGCGCAGGACTTCGAGAAGGCCGCCTCCCTGCGCGACAAGGAGAAGACCGTCACCGCCCAGCGCGCCACCCGGGAGAAGGAGTGGCGCTCGGGGGGTCTCGACATCGTGGCGGAGGTGGACGAGGAGCTGATCGCGGAGGTCCTCGCCGTCTCCACCGGCATCCCCGTGGTCCGGCTGACTGAGGAGGAGTCCACCCGCCTCCTCAACATGGAAGCCGAGCTGCACAAGCGCGTCATCGGCCAGAACGACGCCATCAAGGCCCTCTCCCAGGCCATCCGCCGCACCCGCGCGGGGTTGAAGGACCCCAAGCGTCCCGGTGGGTCGTTCATCTTCGCCGGCCCCACCGGGGTGGGGAAGACCGAGCTGGCCAAGGCGCTGGCGGAGTTCCTCTTCGGTGAGGAGGACGCCCTCATCCAGCTGGACATGAGCGAGTTCTCCGAGAAGCACACCGTCTCGCGCCTGTTCGGCTCCCCTCCCGGCTACGTGGGCTACGAGGAGGGCGGTCAGTTGACGGAGAAGGTCCGCCGCAAGCCGTTCAGCGTGGTCCTCTTCGACGAGGTGGAGAAGGCGCACCCGGACATCTTCAACTCGCTGCTGCAGATCCTGGAGGACGGTCGCCTGACCGACTCCCAGGGCCGGATGGTCGACTTCAAGAACACCGTCATCATCATGACGACGAACCTCGGCACCCGGGACATCTCCAAGGCCACGGGTCTCGGCTTCGCGGCCGGTTCCCAGACGAAGCAGACGAACTACGACCGGATGAAGTCGAAGGTCAACGAGGAGCTCAAGCAGCACTTCCGGCCCGAGTTCCTCAACCGCGTCGACGACACCGTCGTCTTCCCGCAGCTGACGCAGGAGGAGATCGTCCAGATCGTCGACCTCATGCTGGCCAACGTCGAGGCCCGGCTGAAGGACCGCGACATGGGCATCGAGCTCACGCCGTCGGCGAAGGTCCTGCTGGCGACGAAGGGCTACGACCCGGTCCTGGGGGCGCGTCCGTTGCGGCGCACCATCCAGCGCGACATCGAGGACGTCCTGTCCGAGAAGATCCTCTTCGGGGACTTCCGCGCCGGGCAGATCATCTCGATCGGCACCGAGGGCGAGGGCAAGGAGCAGGTGTTCACCTACACCGGGCACGCCCGTCCCACCGACGACGACCTCCCGGTGACCGTCGCGGTCGGGGACGTCCCCGCCGAGGACTGA
- a CDS encoding replicative DNA helicase: MTAYDEPPADFDAPDDGPSRGRRGGRKDRGADGGGASFDRMPPQDIAAEQGVLGGMMLSKDAIADVVEVLKGNDFYRPAHELVYEAILDLYSRGEPADPVTVSAELTNKGELTRIGGTPYLHDLISTVPTAANAAFYARIVRERAVLRRLVEAGTRIVQMGYGADGMDVDAIVNSAQAEVYAVTETRTKEDYAVLGDVIEGTIDEIEASSHRGEGMVGVPTGFADLDSLTNGLHPGQMIVIAARPAVGKSTLGLDIARAASIKHGLASVIFSLEMGRNEIAMRLLSAEARVPLQKMRKGNMDDADWTRFARTMGAINEAPLYIDDSPNMSLMEIRSKCRRLKQRADLKLVIVDYLQLMTSGKRVESRQQEVSEFSRALKLLAKEIEVPVIALSQLNRGPEQRTDKRPMVSDLRESGCLTAGTRVLRADTGAETTMGELFALQARDVPVWSLDESLRYVRRHLTRVFPTGVKPVFRLRTASGKTVRATANHPFLTYDGWKPLGELSVADRLAVPRHVPAPERVASWTDDQVLLLGHLIGDGSFVKRQPLRYASVDEANLSAVTEAAANAFSIVAVRDEYAAARCTTLRLPAPYRLTHGRRNPLAAWLDELGLFGLRSYEKFVPQEVFHLPKRQIALFLRHLWATDGSVTLTRQSRGGRIYYASTSLQLIQDVSRLLLRFGISTRVRTTTPKGDHRPGYTLDVSGVDDQRRFLQEIGVHGARGATADRLLEVIRDVSANTNVDTVPRQVWDDVRRLLVEKEMTHREFAAAMGTSFGGSSLWKHAPSRERLGRVAQVLDSAELDVLAVNDVLWDEVVAIEPDGEEQVYDATVLGGHNFVADGIAVHNSIEQDADMVILLHREDMYEKESPRAGEADFIVAKHRNGPTDTITVAFQGHYSRFVDMAT, from the coding sequence GTGACGGCGTACGACGAACCCCCCGCTGACTTCGACGCCCCCGACGACGGGCCCTCCCGGGGCCGGCGCGGCGGCCGCAAGGACCGCGGCGCGGACGGCGGCGGTGCCTCCTTCGACCGCATGCCCCCCCAGGACATCGCCGCCGAGCAGGGCGTCCTCGGCGGGATGATGCTGTCCAAGGACGCCATCGCCGACGTCGTCGAGGTCCTCAAGGGCAACGACTTCTACCGCCCCGCCCACGAGCTCGTCTACGAGGCGATCCTCGACCTCTACTCCCGCGGCGAACCCGCCGACCCGGTCACCGTCTCCGCGGAGCTCACCAACAAGGGCGAGCTCACCCGCATCGGCGGCACCCCCTACCTGCACGACCTCATCTCCACCGTCCCCACCGCGGCCAACGCCGCCTTCTACGCCCGCATCGTCCGCGAGCGCGCCGTCCTGCGCCGCCTCGTCGAAGCCGGCACCCGCATCGTGCAGATGGGCTACGGCGCCGACGGCATGGACGTCGACGCCATCGTCAACTCCGCCCAGGCCGAGGTCTACGCCGTCACCGAGACCCGCACCAAGGAGGACTACGCCGTCCTCGGCGACGTCATCGAGGGCACCATCGACGAGATCGAGGCCAGCTCCCACCGCGGGGAGGGCATGGTCGGGGTCCCCACCGGCTTCGCCGACCTCGACAGCCTCACCAACGGCCTGCACCCCGGGCAGATGATCGTCATCGCGGCGAGGCCGGCTGTGGGGAAAAGCACCCTGGGACTAGACATCGCGCGCGCCGCGTCCATCAAGCACGGTCTCGCGTCGGTGATCTTCTCCCTGGAGATGGGGCGCAACGAGATCGCGATGCGCCTGCTCTCCGCCGAAGCGCGCGTGCCCCTGCAGAAGATGCGCAAGGGCAACATGGACGACGCGGACTGGACGCGCTTCGCGCGCACCATGGGCGCCATCAACGAGGCGCCGCTCTACATCGACGACTCCCCGAACATGTCGCTGATGGAGATCCGCTCCAAGTGCCGGCGGCTGAAGCAGCGCGCCGACCTGAAGCTCGTCATCGTCGATTACCTCCAGCTCATGACGTCGGGCAAGCGCGTCGAGAGCCGCCAGCAGGAGGTCTCGGAGTTCTCCCGCGCCCTGAAGCTGCTGGCGAAGGAGATCGAGGTCCCGGTCATCGCGCTCTCGCAGCTGAACCGCGGTCCCGAGCAGCGCACGGACAAGCGGCCCATGGTCAGCGACCTGCGCGAATCGGGCTGCCTCACCGCCGGGACCCGCGTGCTGCGGGCCGACACCGGTGCGGAGACCACGATGGGGGAGCTGTTCGCCCTCCAGGCCCGTGACGTGCCCGTCTGGTCGCTGGACGAGTCGCTGCGCTACGTCCGTCGCCACCTGACCCGCGTGTTCCCGACCGGGGTGAAGCCGGTGTTCCGGCTGCGGACGGCCTCGGGCAAGACGGTCCGGGCGACCGCGAACCACCCCTTCTTGACCTACGACGGGTGGAAGCCGCTGGGCGAGCTCTCCGTGGCCGACCGCCTCGCCGTCCCCCGCCACGTCCCGGCCCCGGAGCGCGTGGCGAGCTGGACCGACGACCAGGTGCTGCTGCTGGGCCACCTCATCGGCGACGGGTCGTTCGTGAAGCGCCAGCCCCTGCGCTACGCCAGCGTGGACGAGGCGAACCTGTCCGCCGTCACCGAGGCCGCCGCCAACGCGTTCTCCATCGTCGCCGTCCGCGACGAGTACGCCGCCGCGCGGTGCACCACCCTGCGCCTGCCCGCGCCCTACCGCCTGACCCACGGGCGCCGGAACCCGCTGGCCGCGTGGCTCGACGAGCTGGGGCTGTTCGGTCTGCGCAGCTACGAGAAGTTCGTGCCCCAGGAGGTCTTCCACCTCCCCAAGCGCCAGATCGCGTTGTTCCTGCGCCACCTGTGGGCGACGGACGGCAGCGTCACCCTGACCCGGCAGAGCCGCGGCGGCCGGATCTACTACGCCTCCACCAGCCTCCAGCTGATCCAGGACGTCTCCCGGTTGCTCCTGCGCTTCGGCATCTCGACCCGGGTCCGCACCACCACTCCGAAGGGCGACCACCGCCCCGGCTACACGCTGGACGTCTCGGGAGTAGACGACCAGCGCCGCTTCCTCCAGGAGATCGGTGTGCACGGCGCCCGCGGGGCCACGGCCGACCGGTTGCTGGAGGTCATCCGCGACGTGTCGGCGAACACCAACGTCGACACCGTGCCGCGCCAGGTGTGGGACGACGTCCGCCGCCTGCTCGTCGAGAAGGAGATGACGCACCGCGAGTTCGCCGCCGCGATGGGCACGTCCTTCGGAGGGAGCTCGCTGTGGAAGCACGCGCCGTCGCGGGAACGGCTGGGGCGCGTGGCCCAGGTCCTCGACAGCGCCGAGCTGGACGTGCTGGCGGTGAACGACGTCCTGTGGGACGAGGTCGTCGCCATCGAGCCCGACGGCGAGGAGCAGGTCTACGACGCGACCGTGCTCGGCGGCCACAACTTCGTCGCCGACGGCATCGCCGTCCACAACTCCATCGAACAGGACGCCGACATGGTGATCCTGCTCCACCGCGAGGACATGTACGAGAAGGAGTCCCCGCGGGCGGGGGAGGCGGACTTCATCGTCGCGAAGCACCGCAACGGCCCCACGGACACCATCACCGTCGCGTTCCAGGGGCACTACTCGCGCTTCGTCGACATGGCGACCTGA
- a CDS encoding single-stranded DNA-binding protein — MAGETVVTLIGNLTNDPELRFTPSGAAVANFTVASTPRTFDRQSNEWKDGETLFMRCAIWREAAENVAESLTRGTRVVVTGRLQSRTFDTKEGEKRTVIEMQVDEVGPSLRYATAKVNKTSRGSGGGGGGFGGGGGGGFSGGGSAGGNAGGSGSGGGWGGNPGGSAPQPQDDPWATGPSGGNAGGGGWGGASNDDPPF, encoded by the coding sequence ATGGCGGGTGAAACCGTCGTCACGCTGATCGGGAACCTCACCAACGACCCCGAACTGCGCTTCACCCCGTCGGGTGCCGCGGTGGCCAACTTCACGGTCGCCTCGACGCCCCGCACGTTCGACCGCCAGTCGAACGAGTGGAAGGACGGCGAGACGTTGTTCATGCGCTGCGCGATCTGGCGCGAGGCGGCGGAGAACGTCGCCGAGTCCCTCACGCGCGGCACGCGGGTCGTGGTCACCGGTCGGTTGCAGTCGCGCACCTTCGACACGAAGGAAGGCGAGAAGCGCACCGTCATCGAGATGCAGGTCGACGAGGTCGGCCCCTCGCTGCGCTACGCCACCGCGAAGGTCAACAAGACCTCCCGCGGTAGCGGCGGTGGGGGCGGCGGCTTCGGCGGCGGCGGTGGCGGCGGTTTCTCCGGGGGCGGTTCCGCCGGCGGCAACGCCGGCGGCAGCGGCTCCGGCGGCGGCTGGGGCGGGAACCCCGGCGGCAGCGCTCCGCAGCCGCAGGACGACCCCTGGGCCACCGGCCCGTCCGGCGGCAACGCCGGCGGCGGGGGCTGGGGCGGCGCGTCCAACGACGACCCGCCGTTCTAG
- the rpsR gene encoding 30S ribosomal protein S18, with the protein MAKVPVRKPKKKQNPLKAAKIEAVDYKDTALLRKFISDRGKIRARRVTGVSVQEQRQIAKAIKNAREMALLPYSSSAR; encoded by the coding sequence ATGGCCAAGGTGCCCGTGCGCAAGCCCAAGAAGAAGCAGAACCCGCTCAAGGCCGCCAAGATCGAGGCGGTCGACTACAAGGACACTGCGCTGCTGCGCAAGTTCATCTCCGACCGCGGCAAGATCCGCGCGCGTCGGGTGACCGGTGTGTCCGTCCAGGAGCAGCGTCAGATCGCCAAGGCGATCAAGAACGCTCGCGAGATGGCGCTGCTGCCCTACAGCAGCTCCGCCCGCTGA
- the rpsF gene encoding 30S ribosomal protein S6 — protein sequence MSARQYELMVILDAELEERTVAPSLDRFLNVVRQGGGEVGKVDIWGRRRLAYDIKKKSEGIYAVIELNTEPAVAQELDRQLNLNEGVLRTKLLRAEAA from the coding sequence ATGAGCGCGCGTCAGTACGAGCTCATGGTGATCCTCGACGCGGAGCTGGAAGAGCGGACGGTCGCCCCGTCCCTCGACCGCTTCCTCAACGTGGTCCGCCAGGGCGGTGGCGAGGTCGGCAAGGTCGACATCTGGGGCCGCCGCCGGCTCGCGTACGACATCAAGAAGAAGTCCGAAGGCATCTACGCGGTGATCGAGCTCAACACCGAGCCCGCCGTCGCGCAGGAGCTCGACCGCCAGCTCAACCTCAACGAGGGTGTGCTGCGCACCAAGCTGCTGCGAGCCGAGGCTGCCTGA
- a CDS encoding putative protein N(5)-glutamine methyltransferase, producing the protein MGAGTGEDTGGDAATTAGVVATRLRAAGCVFAEREAELLLAAPGDLADLLARRVAGERLEDVLGWAEFAGRRYAVAPGVFVPRHRSAFLVDLVAARARAGDVVLDLGCGTGALVGAVRERVPGLVVHAADVDPAAVACARRNLPGAAVHEGDLFAALPPTLRGRLDVVIANVPYVPTAQIAHLPAEMREHEDRRTLDGGGDGLDVLRRVLGGAGDWLSARGRVFVELDEDQTGPAADVAARCGLDARVETRTDGDPDDWDAETGHVLVLARP; encoded by the coding sequence GTGGGCGCGGGCACCGGGGAGGACACCGGCGGGGACGCCGCGACGACCGCCGGGGTGGTCGCCACCCGCCTGCGGGCGGCGGGGTGCGTCTTCGCGGAGCGGGAGGCCGAGCTGCTGCTGGCCGCTCCCGGCGACCTCGCCGACCTCCTCGCCCGCCGGGTCGCCGGCGAGCGCCTCGAGGACGTCCTCGGCTGGGCGGAGTTCGCCGGCCGCCGCTACGCCGTCGCCCCCGGCGTCTTCGTCCCCCGCCACCGCAGCGCGTTCCTCGTCGACCTCGTCGCGGCGCGCGCCCGGGCCGGCGACGTCGTGCTGGACCTGGGCTGCGGCACCGGCGCCCTCGTCGGCGCGGTGCGCGAGCGGGTACCGGGGCTGGTCGTGCACGCCGCCGACGTCGATCCCGCCGCCGTCGCCTGCGCCCGCCGCAACCTGCCGGGCGCCGCCGTCCACGAGGGCGACCTGTTCGCCGCGCTCCCGCCGACGCTGCGCGGCCGCCTCGATGTGGTGATCGCGAACGTCCCCTACGTGCCGACCGCGCAGATCGCGCACCTGCCGGCGGAGATGCGCGAGCACGAGGACCGGCGCACCCTCGACGGCGGCGGCGACGGCCTCGACGTCCTGCGCCGGGTCCTCGGCGGGGCCGGCGACTGGTTGTCCGCGCGCGGGCGGGTGTTCGTCGAGCTCGACGAGGACCAGACCGGGCCCGCCGCCGACGTCGCCGCCCGCTGCGGGCTGGACGCGCGGGTGGAGACCAGGACCGACGGCGACCCCGACGACTGGGACGCCGAGACGGGGCACGTGCTCGTGCTGGCCCGTCCCTGA
- the rplI gene encoding 50S ribosomal protein L9 — MKLILTHEVSGLGTPGDVVEVKDGYGRNFLLPRNLATPWTKGGEKQVETISKARKARAIASLDEAKAVKQSLEARTVAFAARAGRGGRLFGAVTPADVALAVSAAGGPTVDKRKVEILQPIKTTGTHKALVRLHPDVSATVTIDVVEATA, encoded by the coding sequence ATGAAGCTCATCCTCACCCACGAGGTCTCCGGCCTCGGGACCCCCGGCGACGTCGTCGAGGTCAAGGACGGCTACGGCCGCAACTTCCTGCTGCCCCGCAACCTGGCCACCCCGTGGACCAAGGGTGGCGAGAAGCAGGTCGAGACGATCAGCAAGGCCCGCAAGGCCCGTGCGATCGCCAGCCTCGACGAGGCCAAGGCCGTCAAGCAGTCCCTCGAGGCTCGCACGGTGGCGTTCGCCGCTCGCGCCGGCCGCGGGGGCCGCCTGTTCGGCGCCGTGACCCCGGCCGACGTCGCGCTCGCCGTGTCCGCCGCCGGCGGTCCCACGGTGGACAAGCGCAAGGTCGAGATCCTGCAGCCGATCAAGACGACCGGCACGCACAAGGCGCTCGTCCGCCTGCACCCCGACGTCTCCGCCACGGTGACCATCGACGTCGTCGAGGCCACCGCCTGA
- a CDS encoding MATE family efflux transporter, giving the protein MTPRDAEILRLAVPALGALVAEPLFLLADSAIVGRLGTLPLAGLGIAGAVLTTAVSVFVFLAYGTTASVARHLGAGDVRGALSRGVDGMWLALGLGVVTAVLTRSLSGPLVDVLGVSAAARPHALAYLHWSLLGLPGMLVVLAATGVLRGLQDTRTPLVVAGAGAALNVVLNLLLVHGAGWGVAGSAVGTATTQVLMALALAVVVARGVRATGARVRPHPLGVLRNALDGLPLLVRTVTLRAAALLTTFVAAAQGDAGIAAHQVANAVWTTTALALDALAIAAQALVGRALGAADVAGVRSTIRRMTQWGVGVGVLLGVVLVVTSPVVAGFFAPEPEVRRHLVAALVVLGVCLPAAGWVFVLDGVLIGAGDGRYLARAGVVTLACYVPAALAVLWLVPPGRAGLVWLWVAFAGVYTLARLVTLVRRERGGAWMVTGA; this is encoded by the coding sequence GTGACGCCTCGTGACGCCGAGATCCTGCGGTTGGCCGTCCCCGCGCTGGGCGCCCTCGTGGCGGAGCCCCTCTTCCTGCTCGCCGACTCCGCGATCGTCGGCCGCCTGGGCACCCTCCCGCTGGCCGGCCTGGGCATCGCCGGGGCGGTGCTGACCACCGCGGTGAGCGTCTTCGTCTTCCTCGCCTACGGCACCACCGCGAGCGTCGCCCGCCACCTCGGCGCCGGCGACGTGCGGGGCGCGCTGAGCCGGGGCGTGGACGGGATGTGGCTCGCCCTGGGCCTCGGGGTCGTCACCGCCGTCCTCACCCGGTCGCTGTCGGGCCCGCTCGTGGACGTCCTGGGGGTCTCCGCCGCCGCGCGCCCCCACGCCCTCGCCTACCTGCACTGGAGCCTCCTCGGCCTGCCCGGGATGCTCGTCGTCCTGGCCGCCACGGGTGTCCTGCGCGGGCTGCAGGACACCCGGACCCCGCTGGTCGTGGCCGGTGCGGGCGCGGCCCTCAACGTGGTCCTGAACCTGCTGCTCGTCCACGGGGCGGGGTGGGGCGTGGCCGGGTCGGCGGTCGGGACGGCGACGACCCAGGTGCTGATGGCCCTCGCCCTGGCCGTCGTCGTGGCCCGCGGCGTCCGCGCGACCGGGGCGCGGGTGCGGCCGCACCCGCTGGGGGTCCTGCGCAACGCCCTGGACGGGCTCCCGCTGCTCGTGCGCACGGTCACGCTGCGCGCCGCGGCGCTGCTGACGACGTTCGTGGCCGCCGCCCAGGGCGACGCGGGGATCGCCGCGCACCAGGTGGCGAACGCGGTGTGGACGACGACGGCCCTGGCCCTGGACGCCCTCGCGATCGCGGCCCAGGCGCTGGTGGGCCGGGCGCTGGGGGCCGCCGACGTCGCGGGGGTCCGGTCCACGATCCGGCGGATGACGCAGTGGGGGGTGGGGGTGGGCGTGCTGCTGGGGGTCGTGCTGGTCGTGACGAGCCCGGTCGTGGCGGGGTTCTTCGCCCCCGAGCCGGAGGTCCGCCGCCACCTCGTGGCCGCGCTGGTCGTGCTGGGGGTCTGCCTCCCGGCGGCGGGGTGGGTGTTCGTCCTGGACGGGGTGCTCATCGGGGCGGGCGACGGGCGCTACCTGGCCCGCGCGGGCGTGGTCACCCTCGCCTGCTACGTCCCGGCGGCGCTGGCGGTGCTGTGGCTGGTGCCGCCCGGGCGGGCCGGGCTGGTGTGGCTGTGGGTGGCCTTCGCGGGCGTCTACACCCTGGCCCGGCTGGTGACGCTGGTGCGGCGCGAGCGCGGCGGGGCGTGGATGGTCACCGGGGCGTGA